AGTTAAAAACCGCCTTGGACGAAGCCGTTGCGCATGGCAACCAGATTGCTGCGCAAAAAGCCGATAAAGATAAAGCCAATATCATGGCTTCAAACCGTTCAGAAATCATTTCATTAAGTCCAGAGCAACGTCAGCAATGGGTAGAAGCAATGAAACCGGTTTGGCAGCAATTCGAAAGTGAAATTGGCAAAAACATTATTGATGCTGCAGTAGCGGCCAACCAATAACAGAGTTGGCGTAAGGTCCCCTCGCCTTGCGCTAACTTCCCTTGGTTTTGGCTCTTCGATAAGGACATCACATGACCTTTGTTACTTGGTTTCGCCGCTTTGAAGAAAACTTCATCGCATTCTTGCTGGTCGCCATGACGCTGCTGGTTTTTGTAGAAGTAATCATGCGCTTTGTATTCAACTCTGGCATCCATTGGGTGCAAGAAGTCACCTTGTACTGCTCGGCCTGGTTAGTACTTCTTGGTGCCAGCTGGGGTGTGCGAGAAGGCGCCCACATTGGTGTAGACGCCTTTGTCAAAGTGCTGCCTCCCACTCAACGTAAGTGGCTAACCTTAGTTGCCTTAGCGCTGTGCTTGTTTTACTGCGGCTTATTTATGTATGGCTCTTGGGTATACCTAAGCAAGCTGGCCCGCATCGGCATTGAAATGGAAGACCTTCCCATCGAAAAATGGAAAACCATGAGTGTATTGTTCATTGGTTTTGTATTGCTGGTAATTCGGTTTTTGGAAGTGGGCTGGAAAGTATTCACCAACCAGCAAGATGGTTTTCATTTGGCAGACGAAGCCAAGGAAAGCATGCAACTCGCCGACGAACTAAAAAAACAATAAGCGCTTGCGGCAAAGGAACTGACCATGACAACTTTTACTCTGTTTATTCTACTGTTTGTTTGCATGATTATTGGTATGCCCATCGCCATTGCGCTTGGGTTTGCCAGCATGACAACCATCCTTTTATTTTCAAACGACTCCTTGGCATCGGTAGCATTAAAGCTATTTGAAGCCACCTCTGAACATTACACTTTATTAGCCATTCCCTTCTTTATTCTGTCATCCGCCTTTCTTTCTACTGGCGGAGTGGCTCGCAGATTGATTAACTTCGCTATGGATAGCGTGGGGCATATTCGTGGTGGCTTAGCCATGGCCTCAGTATTAGCCTGCATGCTGTTTGCTGCGGTATCTGGCTCAAGCCCTGCGACCGTTGCGGCCATTGGCTCGATTGTGATTGCGGGTATGGTGCGCTCTGGCTACCCAGAATCTCTTGCTGCGGGGGTGATTGCCAATGCAGGAACCTTAGGCATTCTCATCCCGCCTTCGATTGTAATGCTGGTGTACGCTGCTGCCACCGAAGTCTCAGCTTCTCGGATGTTTATGGCCGGCTTTATCCCCGGCATCATGATGGGCACGATCTTGATGATTGCTATCTACATTGTTGCGCGGATTAAAAACTTGCCCGCTCAAGCCTACCCTGGTTGCAGGAAGTGGGCAATTTCAGCACTAAAGGCCACTGGTGGGTTAATGCTGATTGTGATTGTACTTGGCTCTATCTATGGAGGTGTAGCCAGCCCAACCGAGGCGGCATCGGTTGCCGCAATTTATGCATTTTTAGTTTCGGTATATGGCTATCGGGATATCGGCCCGATTAAACATCAAGCGTGGCAAAATGAGGGTGAAAACCTTGGCGCTGCTATAGGCCGAAACTTATTGTTATTCCCCATTAGCATTTTCAAGTCGGTAAGCGACCCTGAGGTACGTCAAGTATTAAAAGACGCCGCTAAAGTGAGCATAATGCTGCTGTTTATCATTGCTAATGCCATGTTATTTGCTCATGTATTAACTACCGAGCGGATCCCGCACATGATTGCGGAGTCGATAGTTGCTTATGGCCTGCAACCTTGGGCATTTTTGGTGGTGGTAAATATCTTATTGCTGATTGCCGGTAACTTTATGGAGCCCTCAGCCATCTTGCTGATCATGGCTCCCATTTTGTTCCCTATTGCTACGCAACTTGGTATCGACCCGATTCACCTTGGGATCATTATGGTAGTGAACATGGAAATCGGTATGCTTACACCACCTGTTGGTTTAAACCTCTTTGTTACAGCGGGGATAACTGGAAAGAGCATGGGATGGGTGATTAAAGCTTGCTTACCTTGGCTAAGCCTATTGTTGTTCTTCCTGATTCTGATTACTTATATTCCGCAAATATCGCTATTTTTGCCGGAGTACATCGACCGACTTAACGGCTATTAACCTTACGTACCAACAAAACAAAGGCCTGCAAATATTGCAGGCCTTTTTATCGTTTAGGCTTTTTCCATTCTACGCTGGCGGCGTCGCAGCGCATCATTAAATCGCCTTTTAGCGACTTCGGTGCTTGGCTGTAACGGCGGTACCTCAGCAGAATTGCCTTGCTCATCAACTGCAACCATCGTGAAGAAACAAGAGTGAGTGTGGCGAACCGTTTGCTCTTTAAGATTCTTGGCAACTACTTTTATGCCAATTTCCATGGAAGTGCGACCGGTGTAATTTACCGAGGCCAAAAAGGTAACAAACTCGCCTATCTCCACCGGGTTCTTAAATAATACTTGGTCTACCGATAGCGTTACCGCGTAATTTCCACAATATTGAATAGCCGTGGTATAGGCCACTTCATCCAACTTTTTCAACATGGCTCCACCATGCATCTTACCGGAGAAATTGGCCATCTCTGGGGTGACCAATATATTCATTTCTGTTTGTGACTTGTCCATGTGGGGCCTAATTTAGTAACTACAACAAGCGACTCTCGCCGCTTTACAAACAAACCGACCTTAGTCAGTTTTTAAACCATATTTATCGAGCAAAGAATACAAGGTTGGGCGAGTAACACCAAGCAGACCAGCTGTATTAGAAATATTGCCGTTGCTTAGCGCTAAGGCTTTATTAATCGCTTGCTTCTCTGCCGCTTCACGCACATGGCGAAGATTCAGCGCCAGTTTAACTTGCTCTTCATCGCCAATCGGCAAGGCCAAGTCATCTGCGGTAATCTGCTTGTTATCAGCCATGATAACCGCCGACTTCACCTTGTTTTGCAGTTCTCGAATGTTACCCGGCCAACGGTGGCTGCTTAAGGCGGTAATGGCATCGTCACTAAAGTTATTAATATTGCGCTGCATTTGCTTGTTATAGTTTTGCAAGAAAGCCCGTGCTAATAAAATCACATCTTCACCGCGGTCGCGAAGTGGCGGGATGTTAATGGTGATCTCACTGATTCGGTAAAACAAATCTTCACGGAACTCTTTTTGCTCAACCATGTTTTGCAAGTTTTGGTGGGTTGCACAAACAATTTTCACATCCACCGCTATTTCTTTGCGCCCGCCTACTCGCTCCACCACTTTTTCTTGCAAGAAACGAAGAATTTTAGCTTGAAGCGAATAGGGCATATCGCCAATTTCATCTAGGAATAAGGTACCGCCATTGGCGCACTCAATTTTACCTTCGGTGGTTTTATGTGCCCCAGTAAATGCACCTTTCTCAAAACCAAATAGCTCACTTTCTAGCAAGTTCTCGGGGATAGAGGCACAGTTAATAGCAATAAAAGGTTGGTCTTTGCGCGGGCTTTGTTGGTGAATAGCGCGAGCTAATACTTCTTTACCAGTACCACTTTCACCTAGCAATAACGTGGTTACCTCGGTAGGCGCAATACGCTCCACCATGCGGCAGACTTTCTGCACTTGTGGTGAGTTGCCTAAAAAGCCGTTGTTATCTAATGAGGCGCCCTTCAGAGTTTCATTTTCGAGCTCTATATTAGCAACCCAGAATGCCCTAGCGATAATCACCGACATGGTGTCGTCGTCAATCGGCTTTTGATAAAAATCATGTGCTCCCATCGCAATCGCACTTAGAGCGTTCTCTTTATCTTCGTTACCGGTAATAACAATAACTTTGAGTTTTGGGTTTAACTCCAGCATTTCTTTTAACGTCGCCAGGCCTTCACTGGCATTTGCTTCATCTGGCGGTAAACCCAAATCTAAAGTCACCACTTTAGGTTCATAACGACGTAGAGCAGTGATGGCTTCCTTTCTATCACCGGCAATAATCACTTCGTAGTCACTAAAGCTCCACTTTAACTGCTTTTGAATACCCGGGTCGTCTTCAACAACCAGTAACGTTTCCATGTTATTTCTTCCATCAGCTTTGCTGGCGCATTAAGCCAGCTAAATTTTGTGAATGGGCAAGTACAACTTAAATAAGCTACCCTCGCCAACATTACTCGTAACTTGTATATGCCCACCAAGTTCTTCGACAAATCGTTTCGCGTCATAGGCACCAACACCCATGCCAGCATTACCTTTGGTGGTATCAAATGGCTTGAATAAACGTGTATCAATAAATTCTACGCTCATTCCTTCACCGTTGTCTTGTATTTCTATTAAGCATTCATTGCTTTGCTTGCCTGCGCGAATGCTGATCAAGCCGTCTTCTGACGTAGCATCTTGAGCATTTTGCACTAGATGCGAGACTACATTTATAAATCGATCTTGGTCCCCAACCAGCTCAAAATCATCACTTAAGGTGAACGCTAACTGCGGAACAGGCTTACTGATGGAACGAGATTGCGCAACCTGCTCAAGTGCTGCTTTGAGTCCAAAAGGAGCGACTACGGTATCAACTCGTTGCTTCTTGCTGAGGTGCGCCACAACTTTAGCCAAACGATTGGCCGCAGAGTCTACTGTTTCAAAAGCATCATCAATAAATTCTGGGTTGTGCTTATGCTTCACTGCATTTTTCGACATCAGCTGCAATTGCGCCAAAACATTTTTTAGGTCATGCACCAGATAAGCAGACATACGGTTAAAGGTATCAAACTGCTGACTTTCGGCCAATGCCAAGTTAGAACGATGCAAGTTAAGAAAAACCGCCAATTGGCGACTAATCGCTCGCATTAAATCGCGGTCTTCCCAGTTTACACTATGAATAGCAGAGGGCGCAGACAGTAAAATCACCCCTTTAAAGCCTGCACTGGTGCTCATAGGAATGACATAACAAAACTTAGTAATTTGCTGTAACTTGTTACTGGAGACTTGAAACGGCACCACACTGGTATCTTCTTTCAGTTCTTCAATATCGACAATCCATTGGTGCTCAATGGCTTCTCCAGCCAAATGCTCTAAACATAACTGAGCCTGCGAATCGTCGTCACGAATATTATAGGTGGCTTTAACCACATAGCGGCCGTTTTCTACGATGGCCAAGCCAGCATACTGACAATCGAAAGGCTGGTTAATTGCCTTTAGTGCAATGCTATAGGACGAAACGCTATCTTCTTCAAGCACTGCTGCAAACTTCATCCACTCTTCACGGTATTCATACTTGTTAGCAAAGAAGTGTTTGGTGATTTGCACCTTTAAACGTTTGCGTAAGCGTTCAGATAAAAACAAACTCACTAAAATTATTGCGCTTAGAGCAAAGAAGCCATTTTGGGCCATGCTGCCCCAGTCACCACCAGCGTATCGAATGTAGTAACCCACCAAAGCCATTACCAGTAAGTAGCCACCGGCCACTAATAGCAAAGTACTGTGATAAATCACATCACGCGACACATAGATTTTGGTCGACCAACGCTTGATCCTTCGGGCACTTAATAACACCAGTGGTGCAGCGAGTATGGCGACAAAACCGCGCAGGCTCCAAAAATCAAAAGAGATCCCAGAAGTAATTAAGGCATTGGCATATAGGGAAAAATCGAAGGCGAACATACCGCCCAACCCCAGACACATAGGTTTAATGGTGGGGCGAGCGCTAATATCAATGCGTCGATATAACTGCTCTATTAACCACAAGCCAATTACGGTTTGTGCTAGCTGCGTTACCAACCAAAACTGATTTAACTGCAAGCCTGCCAAAGCAGTGACTACTTGTAGAGATGCGATAAATATCAGGCCCAGCAACAAGCCTTTTTTACGCCAAGGGCCGCGAATGAAATTACTAAGCTCGAAACGCGGGGCAATGGTAGCGTAAAGCAGCAAGAACCACAGCGCATTGCGCAGGGTTTCAATACCAAACAAATAACCAAGGGGAAGTGCTATCCACATTTGGGCAACCCCAGAGGATGCCCAAAGCAGCGTGAAAAACACCACCAAGCTTAATGCTTGGCGTTGAAAGCCACTTTGCTTAGTAGTGAGCAACAATAAGCTGAATAGCAAGTACACCAGCGCTGCAATGCTGTACCCTAATAAACCAACAATAATACTCAAAGATGACCTTCCATTTATCAGCTAGGCTTTGCGGCAGCAGACAATAAACAATACTTAGCTATTTTCGCTTAACTCGACGATTTCTTTACGCTTCTTCTCGATCATCTTATCTAGATAACGGATGATCTTTATTTTTCGTAATACCACTTCTTCTAGGTAGCTAGACACATCAAGTAGTTTTGCTTTTAACTGACTATCACTGATGGCAGCATTACCCATACTGGCAGTAGTATTGGTGCCGTCTTCATATTGGCGTCCCAATACTGCATCAATATCCGACACGCCTTGCTGCTCTGGCGTGCCTTGCAAAGAACCAGATAGCTCACCGGCCATTTCTTCAATAACTGCAGCTACGTCTGCTTGGCTAATCGCGTGTAAATCTTCCAAAAACGCATATAAAAACAGTCGGTCAGCAAAGATATTAATCTTTCGTGGAATACCTTTAGTAAAGTCAGCAATTTGCTGGAAAATATCATCATCTAACTTAGGGTTTTCATTCCAACCCACCTGCTTGAGGCGGTGCAATATATAACCTTGGGTTTGCTCTGCATCCAAGGGTTTTAAGTGACAAGATGCGATAATCCGTTGCCTAAACTGCTCCATTTCTGGCAGTTCAATAATTGGCTTAAGCTCTTCCTGCCCAAGTAAGAAACTTTGAAAAAGAGGTTTGTCGTTGAGTTGAAAGTTAGACAGCATCCGCAGTTCTTCAACGGTTTCTGCTGGCAAATTCTGCGCTTCGTCTACTACCAATAAGGCGCGTTTACCTTGCTTATTTAAGGTCAGCAAATATTGTTCAAAGCGCTTTAGAATGTCGGCCTTGTTTAGCCCTTCAACATCAATACTGAACTGGGCTGCAACTAAACGAACTAATTCATCGGGATTAAGCTTAGTTGTGGCAATTTGAGCAGCCACAATCGAGTCGTCTACCGAGGCTAATAAGCTTCGAGCGATAGTGGTTTTTCCGGTACCAATTGGCCCCGTTACAACAATGAAGCCTTCACCTTGAGATAAACCATAACGCAGATAAGACACCGCGCGATCATGGTGAGGGCTAGCAAAGAAAAACTTAGGGTCGGGGCTAAGCTTAAATGGTTTATCACTTAAGCCAAAAAATGATTCATACATACTTAAAACTGCTTAGTCGCGTTAATCGATACTCGATTTTCGTCATAGGTTCTGCCCACTATGTTGGAGCTACGGTGAGTAAATTGGTAACGATAAGTGAGGAAGAACCCTTCGATGAGGTCTTGATTTAGAGACAGATCGTAGCGACTGTACTTATCCACTTGGTCGATGCCATTGAGGCGATCAAATGTGTAGTGATCGTAATCAAATGCAAAGGCAATAATCAGCTTACGACTTAACTTATGGTCTAAGCTAATTCCGCCACCATAAGTAGTGTCTTTGACAAAATCTGTTACATCACGCAAGCCTTCACGGGTTTGGTGGCGCAACTCAAAATCAAGTCCAGAACGGCGTAGGTCTAAGCCGGTATTCCATCTAAGGGTTTTATCAAGCTTTTGCTCTTCTACACTGTCACCTTCAACAAAGAAACGACGGTCGAAGCTGGTAGGTTCTTCTATGTAGCTAATGTCGGTACTAATACGACGCTTTTGGTGGAAGAAGGTGAATTCATAGGCATCACCATAAAAACGCTTACTATATTCAAAAAATAATTTGGTTCGACGATTGGGTTCGAGATTAACCGCAGCCCCCACATAATCTTCGTTTTTATCTTTATCTAAAGAGAAGTTATAACTCAGTTCGAAGTAGCTTAAGCGGGAACGGAAGTAACGAACTGCTGGCCCCCAGCTCTCTGACTCACCCACCTTTTCCGATGAGCTAACACCTTGCAAGTAACTCTCTGCGTAGTAGCGAATAAAGGGGCTGAAGCCAGAACGTTGCTGCAAGCCCAACTCACCTTTATATTTAATGCTTTCTGTTTCTGAAGAGTTACCACGGGCTTCGCGGCGAATGTAGCTAGAGTCAATTAACCAAAATACTGAGTTTACCTTCTGGCCATTTTTAAACAGCAGTGATGCGTCATAATCGTTGTTATTACCACGTTCATCTTCATAACGGTATAAGCTACTGGCAACTCGAGCGTTAAGATCTACCCATTTACGTGGGTTTGATTGATAATTTAAACCAAGGCCTAACTCACTGCCCTGAATCAAATCTCCAGAAATCACATCGGTAATCGCATTGCTACTCACCTCTGCCGGCAAAATATCAACAGATGCAACAGCATCGATGCTAAAGCCGGATTGTCCCAGCTTTTTATCGCCAGTAAAATCTAGCTCGTGGTAAAGCTTATTTTTTTCGGAGTCGTAAGAGTGGTAGGTTTGTCTTGCCCGATAATCAAGAGAGAGTTCGCCGTCTTTACCAATAACTTCAGAGACAATACCCGCTGACAAAATACCAATTTCACCAGACTCTGGCGCTTCTTCAGTAAGGCCTGCATTATCGGTGTAAACCAGCTCTGCGCCAATTTCTGGGCGAAACTCTACCTCTGCGGCATTAACCGAGCTTGATATTCCAACAGCAATAGCAAGCGCAACAACTGCCCTAAGCGCTGCGTTCTTCCTCATATCCATAGCCATATCCGTAGCCATATCCGTAAGTCCCTGTTTTGCCGTGCACTGCTTTATTCAATACATATCCGATTGCCAGCTCATCGCTAAATTGCGATACAGCAGATCTAATCGCAGCGAGCTTGGTGCCATCTTGTTCCACTACCACCACCGCTTGTCCAATGAAGTTAGACAATACCACCGTTTCGTTTACCCCGAGTACAGGAGGGCTATCAAACAACACAACTCGGTCGGAATAACGGCTATTTAGCTCTTCAGTAAGAGAACGCATTTTGTCACTAGCCAATAGTTCATTGCTCAGGTGGTGTGGCATGCCTGCTGGCATAATTCTTAAATTAGGTATATTGGTGTGATAGATAACATCAGCAATGTCATCGGTTTCGCCCAGTAGATACTCCATCAAGCCCATGTGTTGACCAATACCCAAGGTTTTACTCACGGTTGGCTTTAACACATCTGAATCAATCAGCAGTACTGTTTTATCCTTTTCCAAGGCTAAGCTCAGCGCTAAGTTAATAGAGGTAAATGTTTTACCTTCACCCGGGTTAGCACTAGTAACCATGATCAAGTTACTTTTATTTTGCGGAATTAAACCTGGCTCAAAAGCATTTTTAATCAGCTTTCGTTTAATGCTTCGGTACTCATCACTGAGCATTCTAGTTTCGCGTGAACGAACACCAGACAGCATACCCAATCGATTTAAAACCGCAGAATCAATTTGTAGTACTGGCTTATCACCCATTTCTATAGAGGGGTCACTGCTAGCCGCCGCTTGGTTTCGTTCGGCAGTCTCAAGCTGTTCACTATTCTCTTGTTTAGCTCGGGCTTGTTTAGCAAGCTTGCCCATTGCTTTTTCTATGGTACTCATAGCAATCCACCTAAACCGGTAATTATTTTACTGTGTAAACTGGGCAGTAAGTTGATCACCATAAAGCCAACAAAACCACACAATAAAACCGCGTTTGACAACACAAATAAACGCATCTTGCGCTTTTCCACTTTCATCAAGCCGGAGCTTTCTGTGGCAGAGACCACACCTAATACAGGATAACCCGTTTGTTGATACAATTGCTGAATACTTGAAACAACTGGATTTACTTGGCTAAAGGCCAGCGACAAACCAACGCCAACAGCTAGGGCAAAGATCAACACACCAGCAATCAATAAAGGGCGCTTGGGACCAGAAGGCTCCAGGGGAACTCTCGGCGCATCAATAACCCTAAACTTAATGTCGTCAGTGGTTTTACCGGCACTTTGTGAAATAAGCGCGCTTTCTCTTCGAGACAGCAAATCTTCATACTTAGACTTGGTAATCTCATAATTACGGTTAAGGCCTGTAAGCTTTGCTTCTACATCAGGAACCTGACGTAACTGCTCTTCTAAGTCATCAACTTTGTCCGAGTGTCTCTGCTCACGCACCTTAAGTGAAGCTACATCGTTTTCAATTTGACTTACTGTAATTTTAAGATCTTGATAGATAACTGATTCAGAGGCTATAGCTGCAGGCGTTTTAGCTGTAATCAGGGCGTTGTCTTTTTGCTTTTGCAAAGAAGCCAGCTGACGTTGCACTTCTACTACATCAGGATGGCGCTCGGTATAGCGCAGTAATAAGTCGTCCAAGCGAGTTTGCATGGAGAGAATACGGTCATCAAACTCTGTGCGAACCCGCGCGGTTTGTTGTGAGGCTAAGACCTCTTCACTAGCTAATTGCGCTCTAGCCGACACCAGTTTGGTTTCGGCTTCACTAAGTTGTAAACGAGTTTCTTCCAGCTGCTTCTTAACGTTCTCAAGATTACTGTAGTAAGTAGACTCTTTACCGGGCAGGAAGGCTGTGTACTCCTGCTTGAAAGAAGCCAGACGTTTTTCCGCTTCAATCAAGCGCGTCTCGTATTCTTCTATCTGCTGATTAATAAATGAGTTGGCGGTGTCGGTATCTTGTCGTTTTTCCCCAAGAGTATTTTCAACAAATACATCCAAGGCGGCTTGCACTACATCACGGACATATTGTGGGGAATCTGCTTCAAAACTGATAGTGTAAAGATTTTCTCTACGAGTTTTATCGATTTCGATAGTCTCTTTCAAATCATCTAACAACTCATCATATTCAGTGCTGTTATTCACCCGTACATCAGCATCACTAGCCCGAGCGATCTTTTCTAAGTTAGCCCGGCTCAACAGAGTTTTTACCATCATCGCCAACTCCTGACTAGGATCGGTTTGAATAGCTAACCCTTTAAGTAGAGGCTGCAATAATGAGCGAGTATCTGCGTAAACCCTAGCCTCGGCAGTGTATTGATTTGGCATCAATGTCACGGCTATCCAGCCAATAGGACAAATAATCCACAGAGCGATTAAAATATAACGGCGCTTTAACCATACCCCTCGTAGGTATTGCAGAAAGTCCTCAATTAAATCT
The Agarivorans aestuarii DNA segment above includes these coding regions:
- a CDS encoding TRAP transporter large permease codes for the protein MTTFTLFILLFVCMIIGMPIAIALGFASMTTILLFSNDSLASVALKLFEATSEHYTLLAIPFFILSSAFLSTGGVARRLINFAMDSVGHIRGGLAMASVLACMLFAAVSGSSPATVAAIGSIVIAGMVRSGYPESLAAGVIANAGTLGILIPPSIVMLVYAAATEVSASRMFMAGFIPGIMMGTILMIAIYIVARIKNLPAQAYPGCRKWAISALKATGGLMLIVIVLGSIYGGVASPTEAASVAAIYAFLVSVYGYRDIGPIKHQAWQNEGENLGAAIGRNLLLFPISIFKSVSDPEVRQVLKDAAKVSIMLLFIIANAMLFAHVLTTERIPHMIAESIVAYGLQPWAFLVVVNILLLIAGNFMEPSAILLIMAPILFPIATQLGIDPIHLGIIMVVNMEIGMLTPPVGLNLFVTAGITGKSMGWVIKACLPWLSLLLFFLILITYIPQISLFLPEYIDRLNGY
- a CDS encoding TRAP transporter small permease: MTFVTWFRRFEENFIAFLLVAMTLLVFVEVIMRFVFNSGIHWVQEVTLYCSAWLVLLGASWGVREGAHIGVDAFVKVLPPTQRKWLTLVALALCLFYCGLFMYGSWVYLSKLARIGIEMEDLPIEKWKTMSVLFIGFVLLVIRFLEVGWKVFTNQQDGFHLADEAKESMQLADELKKQ
- a CDS encoding XrtA system polysaccharide chain length determinant encodes the protein MQDLIEDFLQYLRGVWLKRRYILIALWIICPIGWIAVTLMPNQYTAEARVYADTRSLLQPLLKGLAIQTDPSQELAMMVKTLLSRANLEKIARASDADVRVNNSTEYDELLDDLKETIEIDKTRRENLYTISFEADSPQYVRDVVQAALDVFVENTLGEKRQDTDTANSFINQQIEEYETRLIEAEKRLASFKQEYTAFLPGKESTYYSNLENVKKQLEETRLQLSEAETKLVSARAQLASEEVLASQQTARVRTEFDDRILSMQTRLDDLLLRYTERHPDVVEVQRQLASLQKQKDNALITAKTPAAIASESVIYQDLKITVSQIENDVASLKVREQRHSDKVDDLEEQLRQVPDVEAKLTGLNRNYEITKSKYEDLLSRRESALISQSAGKTTDDIKFRVIDAPRVPLEPSGPKRPLLIAGVLIFALAVGVGLSLAFSQVNPVVSSIQQLYQQTGYPVLGVVSATESSGLMKVEKRKMRLFVLSNAVLLCGFVGFMVINLLPSLHSKIITGLGGLL
- a CDS encoding XrtA-associated tyrosine autokinase codes for the protein MSTIEKAMGKLAKQARAKQENSEQLETAERNQAAASSDPSIEMGDKPVLQIDSAVLNRLGMLSGVRSRETRMLSDEYRSIKRKLIKNAFEPGLIPQNKSNLIMVTSANPGEGKTFTSINLALSLALEKDKTVLLIDSDVLKPTVSKTLGIGQHMGLMEYLLGETDDIADVIYHTNIPNLRIMPAGMPHHLSNELLASDKMRSLTEELNSRYSDRVVLFDSPPVLGVNETVVLSNFIGQAVVVVEQDGTKLAAIRSAVSQFSDELAIGYVLNKAVHGKTGTYGYGYGYGYGYEEERSA
- a CDS encoding TIGR03016 family PEP-CTERM system-associated outer membrane protein, coding for MATDMAMDMRKNAALRAVVALAIAVGISSSVNAAEVEFRPEIGAELVYTDNAGLTEEAPESGEIGILSAGIVSEVIGKDGELSLDYRARQTYHSYDSEKNKLYHELDFTGDKKLGQSGFSIDAVASVDILPAEVSSNAITDVISGDLIQGSELGLGLNYQSNPRKWVDLNARVASSLYRYEDERGNNNDYDASLLFKNGQKVNSVFWLIDSSYIRREARGNSSETESIKYKGELGLQQRSGFSPFIRYYAESYLQGVSSSEKVGESESWGPAVRYFRSRLSYFELSYNFSLDKDKNEDYVGAAVNLEPNRRTKLFFEYSKRFYGDAYEFTFFHQKRRISTDISYIEEPTSFDRRFFVEGDSVEEQKLDKTLRWNTGLDLRRSGLDFELRHQTREGLRDVTDFVKDTTYGGGISLDHKLSRKLIIAFAFDYDHYTFDRLNGIDQVDKYSRYDLSLNQDLIEGFFLTYRYQFTHRSSNIVGRTYDENRVSINATKQF
- the prsK gene encoding XrtA/PEP-CTERM system histidine kinase PrsK, whose translation is MSIIVGLLGYSIAALVYLLFSLLLLTTKQSGFQRQALSLVVFFTLLWASSGVAQMWIALPLGYLFGIETLRNALWFLLLYATIAPRFELSNFIRGPWRKKGLLLGLIFIASLQVVTALAGLQLNQFWLVTQLAQTVIGLWLIEQLYRRIDISARPTIKPMCLGLGGMFAFDFSLYANALITSGISFDFWSLRGFVAILAAPLVLLSARRIKRWSTKIYVSRDVIYHSTLLLVAGGYLLVMALVGYYIRYAGGDWGSMAQNGFFALSAIILVSLFLSERLRKRLKVQITKHFFANKYEYREEWMKFAAVLEEDSVSSYSIALKAINQPFDCQYAGLAIVENGRYVVKATYNIRDDDSQAQLCLEHLAGEAIEHQWIVDIEELKEDTSVVPFQVSSNKLQQITKFCYVIPMSTSAGFKGVILLSAPSAIHSVNWEDRDLMRAISRQLAVFLNLHRSNLALAESQQFDTFNRMSAYLVHDLKNVLAQLQLMSKNAVKHKHNPEFIDDAFETVDSAANRLAKVVAHLSKKQRVDTVVAPFGLKAALEQVAQSRSISKPVPQLAFTLSDDFELVGDQDRFINVVSHLVQNAQDATSEDGLISIRAGKQSNECLIEIQDNGEGMSVEFIDTRLFKPFDTTKGNAGMGVGAYDAKRFVEELGGHIQVTSNVGEGSLFKLYLPIHKI
- a CDS encoding XrtA/PEP-CTERM system-associated ATPase, with the protein product MYESFFGLSDKPFKLSPDPKFFFASPHHDRAVSYLRYGLSQGEGFIVVTGPIGTGKTTIARSLLASVDDSIVAAQIATTKLNPDELVRLVAAQFSIDVEGLNKADILKRFEQYLLTLNKQGKRALLVVDEAQNLPAETVEELRMLSNFQLNDKPLFQSFLLGQEELKPIIELPEMEQFRQRIIASCHLKPLDAEQTQGYILHRLKQVGWNENPKLDDDIFQQIADFTKGIPRKINIFADRLFLYAFLEDLHAISQADVAAVIEEMAGELSGSLQGTPEQQGVSDIDAVLGRQYEDGTNTTASMGNAAISDSQLKAKLLDVSSYLEEVVLRKIKIIRYLDKMIEKKRKEIVELSENS
- the prsR gene encoding PEP-CTERM-box response regulator transcription factor — encoded protein: METLLVVEDDPGIQKQLKWSFSDYEVIIAGDRKEAITALRRYEPKVVTLDLGLPPDEANASEGLATLKEMLELNPKLKVIVITGNEDKENALSAIAMGAHDFYQKPIDDDTMSVIIARAFWVANIELENETLKGASLDNNGFLGNSPQVQKVCRMVERIAPTEVTTLLLGESGTGKEVLARAIHQQSPRKDQPFIAINCASIPENLLESELFGFEKGAFTGAHKTTEGKIECANGGTLFLDEIGDMPYSLQAKILRFLQEKVVERVGGRKEIAVDVKIVCATHQNLQNMVEQKEFREDLFYRISEITINIPPLRDRGEDVILLARAFLQNYNKQMQRNINNFSDDAITALSSHRWPGNIRELQNKVKSAVIMADNKQITADDLALPIGDEEQVKLALNLRHVREAAEKQAINKALALSNGNISNTAGLLGVTRPTLYSLLDKYGLKTD
- a CDS encoding acyl-CoA thioesterase codes for the protein MDKSQTEMNILVTPEMANFSGKMHGGAMLKKLDEVAYTTAIQYCGNYAVTLSVDQVLFKNPVEIGEFVTFLASVNYTGRTSMEIGIKVVAKNLKEQTVRHTHSCFFTMVAVDEQGNSAEVPPLQPSTEVAKRRFNDALRRRQRRMEKA